One window from the genome of Amycolatopsis sp. NBC_01480 encodes:
- a CDS encoding LLM class F420-dependent oxidoreductase, giving the protein MRFGIFSFVTDEGVRPDVLARGVEERGFDSLFVGEHSHIPADRQSPYPAGGELPAFYYRMYDPFVALTAAASVTTTLLLGLGVTLLAQRDPIQTAKEVASLDHYSGGRVLFGVGAGWNLEEMRDHGTDPDTRGRLLDERLNAMKALWTNEEATFHGEFTNFDRAVTWPKPVQEPHPPIYVGGNSRFAARRAGRHGGVWMPNSVVVPEAVAPMMALRDEVAPGTPVSMFAVGSKDRTLLDAYVAAGVERITLLLGTHPEAKTLDRLDNLAKIVEEYR; this is encoded by the coding sequence ATGAGGTTCGGGATCTTCAGTTTCGTGACCGATGAGGGCGTCCGCCCCGACGTGCTCGCCCGCGGCGTCGAGGAGCGCGGGTTCGATTCGCTGTTCGTCGGGGAGCACTCGCACATCCCGGCGGACCGGCAGTCGCCCTACCCGGCCGGGGGCGAGTTGCCGGCGTTCTACTACCGGATGTACGACCCGTTCGTGGCGCTCACCGCGGCCGCCTCGGTGACCACGACGCTGCTGCTGGGCCTCGGCGTCACCCTGCTCGCGCAGCGCGACCCGATCCAGACCGCGAAGGAGGTCGCCTCGCTCGACCACTACTCCGGCGGGCGGGTGCTCTTCGGCGTGGGCGCGGGCTGGAACCTCGAGGAGATGCGGGACCACGGCACCGACCCGGACACCCGCGGCCGGCTGCTCGACGAGCGGCTGAACGCGATGAAGGCGTTGTGGACCAACGAAGAGGCCACCTTCCACGGCGAGTTCACGAATTTCGACCGCGCCGTGACGTGGCCCAAGCCGGTGCAGGAGCCGCACCCGCCGATCTACGTCGGCGGCAACAGCCGGTTCGCGGCGCGGCGCGCGGGCCGGCACGGCGGGGTGTGGATGCCGAACTCGGTGGTGGTGCCCGAGGCCGTGGCGCCGATGATGGCGCTGCGGGACGAGGTCGCGCCGGGCACTCCGGTGTCGATGTTCGCGGTGGGCAGCAAGGACCGCACGCTGCTGGACGCCTACGTGGCGGCGGGCGTCGAGCGGATCACGCTCCTGCTCGGTACGCATCCGGAGGCGAAGACCCTGGACCGGCTGGACAATCTGGCCAAGATCGTCGAAGAGTATCGGTGA
- the icmF gene encoding fused isobutyryl-CoA mutase/GTPase IcmF: MSSDLYRPVNPVRFVTASSLFDGHDASINIMRRILQSQGAEVVHLGHNRSVDEVATAAIAEDVQGIAISAYQGGHVEYFSYLVELLAERGAGHIKVFGGGGGVIVREEIDLLHSRGVARIFSPEDGYEMGLPGMINSMIEACDVDLSAQPPASVDKLLSGDVPALARVITQLQRENLPGEWLKAITETAKKRHVPVLGITGTGGSGKSSLTDELIRRFRLDQEDKLRIAVLAVDPSRRKGGGALLGDRIRMNCLDGSPVYFRSLATRTTVGEIPVGLRESILACQAAGYDLVIVETPGIGQGDAGIVDYVDESLYVMTPEFGAASQLEKIDMLDFADVVAINKFERRGAEDARRDVARQLVRNREAFSSGPEDMPVYGTSAAKFNDDGVTALYQHLRDLLAGQGLSVAAGVLPAVEGKVSTDASTVIPGNRARYLAEIAETLRGYHEKTEQQVAAVRKREHLAAAKAALSEVDASTDALEGLLAAAESDVDGESTKLLEHFEALAQDYRQDELVVRIRDKELRTQLWRDTLSGNRIPRVALPRYSEPGELLSFLRREHLPGYFPYTAGVFPFKREGEDPARMFAGEGDAHRTNRRFKLLSADSEAKRLSTAFDSVTLYGHDPDTRPDIYGKVGTSGVSIATLEDMKVLYDGFDLTAPNTSVSMTINGPAPTILAFFLNTAIDQRVEVFKAEHGRAPSADEHAELAEWALKNVRGTVQADILKEDQGQNTCIFSTEFSLRMMADIQEWFIEHAVRNFYSVSISGYHIAEAGANPISQLAFTLSNGFTYVESYLARGMSIDDFAPNLSFFFSNGMDAEYSVLGRVARRIWAVAMRERYGANERSQKLKYHVQTSGRSLHAQEMSFNDIRTTLQALCALYDNANSLHTNAFDEAVTTPSESSVRRAMAIQMIINKEWGLSKNENPLQGSFIIDELTDLVEEAVLLEFDRISERGGVLGAMETGYQRGKIQDESILYERMKHDGSLPIIGVNTFRNPHAGEEDIEVELARATEDEKQSQLDRLADFQHRHQVEAQDALKALREAATRGGNLFGVLMDAARVCSLGQITDAFFEVGGQYRRNV; this comes from the coding sequence ATGAGCAGCGACCTGTACCGTCCGGTGAACCCGGTCCGGTTCGTGACCGCGTCCAGCCTGTTCGACGGGCACGACGCCTCGATCAACATCATGCGGCGGATCCTGCAGTCCCAGGGCGCCGAGGTGGTGCACCTCGGGCACAACCGCTCGGTCGACGAGGTGGCCACCGCCGCCATCGCCGAGGACGTGCAGGGCATCGCCATCTCCGCCTACCAGGGCGGGCACGTCGAGTACTTCAGCTACCTGGTGGAGCTGCTGGCCGAGCGCGGCGCCGGGCACATCAAGGTGTTCGGCGGCGGGGGCGGGGTGATCGTCCGCGAGGAGATCGACCTGCTGCACTCGCGGGGCGTGGCGCGGATCTTCTCGCCCGAGGACGGCTACGAGATGGGCCTGCCGGGCATGATCAACTCGATGATCGAGGCCTGCGACGTGGACCTCTCGGCGCAGCCGCCCGCTTCCGTGGACAAGCTGCTCTCCGGTGACGTCCCGGCGCTCGCGCGCGTGATCACCCAGCTGCAGCGCGAAAACCTGCCCGGCGAGTGGCTCAAGGCCATCACCGAAACGGCGAAGAAGCGGCACGTCCCGGTGCTCGGCATCACCGGCACCGGCGGCTCCGGCAAGTCCTCGCTGACCGACGAGCTGATCCGCCGCTTCCGCCTGGACCAGGAGGACAAGCTGCGGATCGCGGTGCTCGCCGTGGACCCGTCGCGGCGCAAGGGCGGCGGCGCGCTGCTCGGCGACCGCATCCGGATGAACTGCCTCGACGGCTCGCCGGTGTACTTCCGCTCGCTGGCCACCCGCACCACCGTCGGCGAGATCCCGGTCGGGCTGCGGGAGTCGATCCTCGCCTGCCAGGCCGCGGGGTACGACCTGGTGATCGTGGAGACGCCGGGCATCGGCCAGGGCGACGCGGGCATCGTCGACTACGTGGACGAGTCGCTGTACGTGATGACGCCGGAGTTCGGCGCCGCGTCGCAGCTGGAGAAGATCGACATGCTCGACTTCGCCGACGTCGTCGCGATCAACAAGTTCGAGCGCCGCGGCGCCGAGGACGCGCGGCGCGACGTCGCCCGCCAGCTGGTGCGCAACCGCGAGGCGTTCTCCTCCGGCCCCGAGGACATGCCGGTCTACGGCACGAGCGCGGCGAAGTTCAACGACGACGGCGTCACCGCGCTGTACCAGCACCTGCGTGACCTGCTGGCGGGACAAGGACTTTCGGTCGCGGCGGGGGTGCTGCCGGCGGTCGAGGGCAAGGTGTCCACCGACGCCAGCACGGTCATCCCGGGCAACCGCGCGCGGTACCTCGCGGAGATCGCCGAGACCCTGCGCGGCTACCACGAGAAGACCGAGCAGCAGGTCGCCGCCGTCCGCAAGCGCGAGCACCTTGCCGCGGCCAAGGCGGCGCTATCCGAAGTGGACGCCTCGACCGACGCGCTCGAGGGCCTGCTGGCCGCCGCCGAGTCCGATGTGGACGGCGAGTCGACAAAGCTCCTCGAGCACTTCGAGGCGCTGGCGCAGGACTACCGCCAGGACGAGCTGGTGGTGAGGATCCGCGACAAGGAGCTGCGCACGCAGCTGTGGCGCGACACGCTTTCGGGCAACCGGATCCCGCGCGTCGCCCTGCCGCGTTACTCCGAGCCCGGCGAGCTGCTGTCGTTCCTGCGCCGTGAGCACCTGCCCGGATACTTCCCTTACACCGCGGGCGTTTTCCCGTTCAAGCGCGAGGGCGAGGACCCGGCGCGCATGTTCGCCGGCGAGGGCGACGCGCACCGCACCAACCGCCGGTTCAAGCTGCTCTCGGCCGACTCCGAGGCCAAGCGGCTGTCCACCGCGTTCGACTCGGTGACCCTCTACGGCCACGACCCCGACACCCGCCCGGACATCTACGGCAAGGTCGGCACGTCCGGCGTCTCCATCGCGACGCTGGAGGACATGAAGGTCCTCTACGACGGCTTCGACCTGACCGCGCCGAACACCTCGGTTTCGATGACGATCAACGGCCCCGCGCCGACGATCCTCGCGTTTTTCCTGAACACGGCGATCGACCAGCGGGTCGAGGTGTTCAAGGCGGAGCACGGGCGCGCGCCGTCCGCGGACGAGCACGCCGAGCTGGCCGAGTGGGCGCTGAAGAACGTGCGAGGCACCGTGCAGGCCGACATCCTCAAGGAGGACCAGGGGCAGAACACCTGCATCTTCTCCACCGAGTTCAGCCTGCGGATGATGGCCGACATCCAGGAGTGGTTCATCGAGCACGCGGTGCGCAACTTCTACTCGGTGTCGATCTCCGGCTACCACATCGCCGAGGCCGGGGCGAACCCGATCTCGCAGCTGGCGTTCACGCTGTCCAACGGCTTCACCTACGTGGAGTCCTACCTCGCGCGCGGCATGAGCATCGACGACTTCGCGCCGAACCTGTCGTTCTTCTTCTCCAACGGCATGGACGCGGAGTACTCGGTGCTCGGCCGGGTGGCGCGGCGGATCTGGGCCGTGGCCATGCGCGAGCGCTACGGCGCGAACGAGCGGTCGCAGAAGCTCAAGTACCACGTGCAGACCTCGGGCCGCTCGCTGCACGCGCAGGAGATGAGCTTCAACGACATCCGCACCACGCTGCAGGCCCTCTGCGCGCTGTACGACAACGCGAACTCCTTGCACACCAACGCGTTCGACGAGGCGGTGACCACGCCGAGCGAGTCCTCGGTGCGCCGCGCGATGGCCATCCAGATGATCATCAACAAGGAATGGGGCCTGTCGAAGAACGAGAACCCGCTGCAGGGCTCGTTCATCATCGACGAGCTGACCGACCTGGTCGAGGAGGCCGTGCTGCTGGAGTTCGACCGGATCTCCGAGCGCGGCGGCGTGCTCGGGGCGATGGAGACCGGCTACCAGCGCGGCAAGATCCAGGACGAGTCGATCCTGTACGAGCGCATGAAGCACGACGGGTCGCTGCCGATCATCGGCGTCAACACCTTCCGCAACCCGCACGCGGGCGAGGAGGACATCGAGGTCGAGCTGGCGCGGGCCACCGAGGACGAGAAGCAGTCGCAGCTCGACCGGCTGGCCGACTTCCAGCACCGCCACCAGGTGGAGGCCCAGGACGCGCTCAAGGCGCTTCGCGAGGCCGCCACCCGGGGCGGCAACCTGTTCGGGGTGCTGATGGACGCCGCGCGGGTGTGCTCGCTCGGCCAGATCACCGACGCGTTCTTCGAGGTCGGCGGTCAGTACCGGCGCAACGTCTGA
- a CDS encoding class I SAM-dependent methyltransferase: MSLPDLDFEQLYQGQSPMGGAMPWDIGAPQPVLVALEESGGFRGEVLDVGSGLGENAAFLASRGYRVTGVDGSPTAVRRAQERAAAKGLEVGFEVADATRLDGLENRFDTVLDSALYHCLDEEQRHSYVAALIRATRPGARLHIFCFSDALPEGFPTPFRISERNLRETVGEGGWRITSLAPALYTTAVTPAEMKTTVEAFMPGQSFDAAMLGSLPVDENGRVRAPVWQLAAERA, encoded by the coding sequence ATGAGCCTGCCGGACCTCGATTTCGAGCAGCTGTACCAGGGGCAGAGCCCGATGGGCGGCGCGATGCCCTGGGACATCGGCGCCCCGCAGCCGGTGCTGGTCGCGCTGGAGGAATCCGGCGGCTTCCGCGGCGAGGTGCTCGACGTGGGCAGCGGCCTGGGCGAGAACGCCGCGTTCCTCGCCTCCCGCGGCTACCGCGTGACCGGCGTCGACGGCTCCCCGACGGCCGTGCGGCGGGCCCAGGAGCGCGCGGCCGCCAAGGGGCTGGAAGTCGGCTTCGAGGTCGCCGACGCCACCCGGCTGGACGGGCTCGAGAACCGCTTCGACACCGTCCTCGACAGCGCGCTTTACCACTGCCTGGACGAAGAACAGCGGCACAGTTACGTCGCCGCGCTGATCCGGGCCACGCGTCCCGGCGCGCGCCTGCACATCTTCTGCTTCTCCGACGCGCTGCCCGAAGGCTTCCCCACGCCGTTCCGGATCAGCGAGCGGAACCTGCGGGAGACCGTCGGCGAGGGCGGCTGGCGGATCACCAGCCTGGCGCCGGCGCTGTACACCACGGCGGTGACGCCGGCGGAGATGAAGACCACCGTCGAGGCGTTCATGCCGGGGCAGAGCTTCGACGCCGCGATGCTCGGCTCGTTGCCAGTGGACGAAAACGGACGGGTCCGCGCGCCGGTCTGGCAGCTCGCCGCCGAACGCGCGTAA
- a CDS encoding LLM class F420-dependent oxidoreductase, which translates to MDFGISTFVTDDGIRPDVLGEALEERGFDSLFIAEHSHIPASRETPYPGGGDLPRVYYRSLDPFVALTAAAARTSDLVLGTGIALLIQRGVIHTAKEVASLDLISRGRVAFGVGVGWNREEMANHGTDPATRGALMDEQIEALKAIWTTEQAEYHGKHVDFDPIFSWPKPVQQPHVPVYIGGESPAALRRLAKHGDAWLPRSSTPADEIRRVRDWLAEQGRDNVPFTVFGGAADGDVVKRFAEAGVERYTFMLPTMPEAETLTALDDLARLAAGHR; encoded by the coding sequence ATGGACTTCGGGATCTCCACGTTCGTGACCGACGACGGCATCCGGCCCGACGTGCTGGGCGAGGCACTGGAGGAGCGCGGCTTCGACTCGCTCTTCATCGCCGAGCACTCGCACATCCCGGCGAGCCGCGAGACGCCGTACCCGGGCGGCGGTGACTTGCCGCGGGTCTACTACCGCTCGCTCGACCCGTTCGTGGCGTTGACCGCGGCCGCCGCGCGCACCTCGGACCTGGTGCTCGGCACCGGCATCGCCCTGCTGATCCAGCGCGGCGTGATCCACACCGCGAAGGAGGTCGCCTCGCTCGACCTGATCTCGCGCGGGCGGGTCGCGTTCGGCGTGGGCGTGGGGTGGAACCGCGAGGAGATGGCCAACCACGGCACCGACCCGGCCACCCGCGGCGCGCTGATGGACGAGCAGATCGAGGCGCTCAAGGCCATCTGGACCACCGAGCAGGCCGAATACCACGGCAAGCACGTCGACTTCGACCCGATCTTCTCCTGGCCGAAGCCGGTGCAGCAGCCGCACGTGCCGGTCTACATCGGCGGCGAGAGCCCGGCCGCGCTGCGCCGGCTCGCCAAGCACGGCGACGCCTGGCTGCCGCGCTCGTCCACCCCGGCCGACGAGATCCGGCGCGTCCGCGACTGGCTGGCCGAGCAGGGCCGAGACAACGTGCCGTTCACCGTGTTCGGCGGCGCCGCGGACGGGGACGTGGTCAAGCGGTTCGCCGAGGCCGGCGTGGAGCGCTACACGTTCATGCTGCCCACGATGCCCGAGGCCGAGACGCTCACCGCGCTCGACGACCTCGCCCGGCTGGCGGCGGGACACCGGTGA
- a CDS encoding acyl-CoA dehydrogenase family protein, producing the protein MPVALTEEQAALAAAIHDWAAAHDPVAAVRAAEGGGASLPEGFAALGLFGVALPASAGGADGTVADLAAGLAAAAEALVPGPVLGTALGALLLADHPRAKELVPALAEGTERIAVGLAGSSLVPGADAASWLLLPGPDGHVLLPPGSAEVEPLAPLDFSAPLARVRYSPSSADGGIGGVEEMAATLAVAEAAGVARWCLTTAVEYAKVREQFGHPIGSFQAVKHLCAEMLCRAESAEALAWDAASAAGGPEHALAAASAAAVALDAAVENAKDCVQVLGGIGFTWEHAAHLYLRRALALRHWLGGSARWRRLAADLTLAGARRTLAVDVGTDPSQTREAMEIAALPGEEQRVALADAGLLAPHWPAPHGRGADAAEQLRIDAALASAGVRRPDLVIGAWAIPTILDHGTEEQRDRFAGPTLRGELTWCQLFSEPGAGSDLAALRTTARRADGGWRLTGQKVWTSLAHEADWAICLARTDQEVPKHKGITYFLVDMRAPGITTRPLREITGESVFNEVFLDEVFVPDADVVGEPGAGWRLARTTLANERVAIGSGSAVGEGVENLVATLNGSDASGAAGLGEAARERLGALVGEGSACSVLDLRATLRRLDGRSPGAESGVRKLLGVRHRQEVAEFALDLMGPSALEAGGEVPHEFLMTRCLSIAGGTTQILRTAAAERLLGLPR; encoded by the coding sequence ATGCCGGTCGCACTCACCGAGGAACAGGCCGCGCTGGCCGCGGCGATCCATGACTGGGCCGCGGCCCACGACCCGGTCGCGGCGGTCCGCGCCGCGGAAGGCGGCGGCGCGTCGCTGCCGGAAGGCTTTGCCGCGCTGGGCTTGTTCGGCGTCGCGCTGCCCGCTTCGGCCGGGGGCGCGGACGGGACCGTCGCGGACCTCGCGGCCGGGCTCGCCGCGGCGGCCGAGGCGCTGGTGCCGGGGCCGGTGCTCGGCACGGCGCTGGGCGCGTTGCTGCTCGCGGACCACCCGCGTGCCAAGGAATTGGTGCCCGCGCTGGCCGAAGGCACGGAACGGATTGCCGTCGGGCTGGCGGGCAGCTCGCTGGTGCCCGGCGCGGACGCGGCGTCGTGGCTGCTGCTGCCCGGACCGGACGGCCACGTGCTGCTGCCGCCGGGTTCTGCTGAGGTGGAACCGTTGGCGCCATTGGACTTCTCGGCCCCGCTGGCCCGGGTGCGGTATTCGCCTTCGTCGGCCGACGGCGGGATCGGCGGGGTCGAGGAGATGGCCGCGACGCTCGCCGTCGCCGAGGCAGCGGGCGTCGCGCGGTGGTGCCTCACCACGGCGGTCGAGTACGCGAAGGTGCGCGAGCAGTTCGGTCACCCGATCGGGTCATTCCAGGCGGTCAAGCACCTGTGCGCGGAGATGCTGTGCCGCGCCGAGTCCGCGGAGGCGCTGGCCTGGGACGCGGCCAGCGCGGCCGGCGGTCCGGAACACGCGCTGGCGGCGGCGAGCGCGGCCGCGGTGGCGCTCGACGCGGCCGTCGAGAACGCGAAGGACTGCGTCCAGGTGCTGGGCGGCATCGGGTTCACCTGGGAGCACGCTGCGCACCTGTACCTGCGGCGCGCGCTGGCGTTGCGGCACTGGCTGGGTGGCTCGGCCCGCTGGCGGCGGCTCGCGGCGGACCTGACGCTGGCGGGGGCGCGGCGGACGTTGGCCGTCGACGTCGGCACGGACCCGTCACAGACTCGCGAGGCCATGGAAATCGCCGCGCTGCCAGGCGAAGAGCAACGGGTCGCGCTGGCCGACGCCGGCCTGCTCGCCCCGCACTGGCCCGCGCCCCACGGCCGTGGCGCGGACGCGGCCGAACAGCTGCGGATCGACGCGGCGCTGGCGTCGGCGGGCGTACGGCGGCCCGATCTGGTCATCGGCGCGTGGGCGATCCCGACGATCCTCGACCACGGCACCGAAGAACAGCGCGACCGCTTCGCCGGCCCGACCCTGCGTGGCGAGCTGACCTGGTGCCAGCTGTTCAGCGAACCCGGCGCGGGCTCCGACCTGGCCGCCCTGCGCACCACTGCCCGCCGCGCCGACGGCGGCTGGCGCCTGACCGGCCAGAAGGTCTGGACCTCGCTGGCGCACGAGGCCGACTGGGCCATCTGCCTGGCCCGGACCGACCAGGAAGTGCCGAAACACAAGGGAATCACGTACTTCCTGGTCGACATGCGCGCGCCCGGCATCACCACCCGCCCGCTGCGCGAGATCACCGGCGAGAGCGTGTTCAACGAGGTCTTCCTGGACGAGGTCTTCGTCCCGGACGCGGACGTGGTCGGCGAGCCGGGCGCGGGCTGGCGGCTGGCCCGCACGACCCTGGCGAACGAGCGGGTGGCCATCGGCAGCGGCTCGGCGGTGGGGGAGGGGGTCGAGAATCTCGTTGCCACGCTGAACGGTTCGGACGCTTCCGGTGCCGCGGGCCTGGGCGAGGCCGCGCGGGAACGGCTGGGCGCCTTGGTGGGCGAGGGCAGCGCGTGCTCGGTGCTGGACCTGCGGGCCACCCTCCGGCGGCTGGACGGACGGAGCCCCGGCGCGGAGTCGGGCGTCCGCAAGCTGCTCGGCGTCCGGCATCGGCAGGAGGTCGCGGAGTTCGCGCTGGACCTGATGGGCCCGTCGGCGTTGGAGGCCGGGGGTGAGGTGCCGCACGAGTTCCTCATGACCCGCTGCCTGTCCATCGCGGGCGGCACGACTCAGATCCTCCGCACCGCGGCCGCGGAACGGCTCCTCGGCCTGCCCCGCTGA
- a CDS encoding TIGR03557 family F420-dependent LLM class oxidoreductase — protein sequence MSDVQIGLAAALEQFSPRESIRLAKAAEERGFSGQMAADHFQPWVPQQGEASFVWSVLASLAENTTGDLGPGVTCPSFRLHPAMVAQAAATLEATYPGRTWLGIGSGEALNEHIIGGYWPEAPERVRRMFEALEVIRKLFTGKDVKHNGEFFKLHSTRLWTLPDTPPPVYIASAGPYTSRKTGELADGLITPGASIEKLAGIVENFEAGAKKAGKNPDEMPKLLQVHLSWAEDDETAWANALDQWPNGGMKFPKADVRSPFDFQQMAKLVRREDFEGRMVVSSDLDVHRAALQKYVDAGFNRIYIHNVGRNQDAFLDAFGKEVLPKLNA from the coding sequence GTGAGTGACGTGCAAATCGGCCTGGCGGCGGCGCTGGAGCAGTTCTCGCCGCGAGAGTCGATCCGGTTGGCGAAGGCCGCGGAGGAGCGGGGCTTCTCCGGGCAGATGGCGGCGGACCACTTCCAGCCGTGGGTCCCGCAGCAGGGCGAGGCCTCGTTCGTGTGGAGCGTGCTGGCTTCGCTGGCCGAGAACACGACGGGTGACCTCGGACCGGGCGTGACCTGCCCGTCGTTCCGGCTGCACCCGGCGATGGTCGCGCAGGCCGCGGCGACGCTGGAGGCGACCTACCCGGGCCGGACCTGGCTGGGCATCGGGTCGGGCGAGGCGCTCAACGAGCACATCATCGGCGGCTACTGGCCGGAGGCGCCCGAGCGCGTGCGGCGGATGTTCGAGGCGCTGGAGGTGATCCGGAAGCTGTTCACCGGCAAGGACGTCAAGCACAACGGCGAGTTCTTCAAGCTGCACAGCACGCGGCTGTGGACGCTGCCGGACACGCCGCCGCCGGTGTACATCGCCTCCGCGGGCCCGTACACCTCGCGCAAGACCGGTGAGCTGGCCGACGGCCTGATCACGCCGGGCGCGTCGATCGAGAAGCTGGCCGGGATCGTGGAGAACTTCGAGGCCGGCGCCAAGAAGGCGGGCAAGAACCCGGACGAGATGCCGAAGCTGCTGCAGGTGCACCTGTCCTGGGCCGAGGACGACGAGACGGCGTGGGCCAACGCGCTGGACCAGTGGCCCAACGGCGGGATGAAGTTCCCGAAGGCCGACGTGCGCTCGCCGTTCGACTTCCAGCAGATGGCGAAGCTGGTGCGCCGCGAGGACTTCGAGGGCCGCATGGTCGTCTCGTCCGACCTGGACGTGCACCGCGCCGCGCTGCAGAAGTACGTGGACGCGGGCTTCAACCGGATCTACATCCACAACGTGGGCCGCAACCAAGACGCGTTCCTCGACGCTTTCGGCAAGGAAGTTCTGCCGAAGCTCAACGCCTGA
- the kstR gene encoding cholesterol catabolism transcriptional regulator KstR, translating to MPGKAKAPAAKARSNGLGAIGDELGSAAQRDRRRRIIDATLALASKGGYDAVQMRAVAEKADVALGTLYRYFPSKIHLLVSGLARQFERAQEKMERAAIPGETPAERLMFVLGRNTRLMQRDPHLTEAMVRAFMFADTSAAAEVELVGRQMEEMFAQAMGIDEPTDADRDIFHVVADVWMANLVAWVTRRASAADVANRLELSVHLLLDK from the coding sequence ATGCCGGGCAAGGCGAAGGCTCCGGCGGCGAAGGCGCGCTCCAACGGGCTCGGCGCGATCGGCGACGAGCTCGGGTCCGCGGCACAGCGCGACCGGCGCCGCCGCATCATCGACGCGACCCTCGCGCTCGCGTCGAAGGGCGGCTACGACGCCGTCCAGATGCGGGCCGTGGCCGAGAAGGCCGACGTCGCGCTGGGCACGCTGTACCGCTACTTCCCGTCGAAGATCCACCTGCTCGTCTCCGGCCTGGCCCGGCAGTTCGAGCGGGCCCAGGAGAAGATGGAGCGCGCCGCGATCCCGGGTGAGACCCCCGCGGAGCGGCTGATGTTCGTGCTGGGCCGCAACACCCGGCTGATGCAGCGCGACCCGCACCTGACCGAGGCGATGGTGCGCGCGTTCATGTTCGCCGACACCTCCGCGGCCGCCGAGGTCGAGCTGGTCGGCCGGCAGATGGAGGAGATGTTCGCCCAGGCCATGGGCATCGACGAGCCGACCGACGCCGACCGCGACATCTTCCACGTGGTCGCCGACGTCTGGATGGCGAACCTGGTGGCCTGGGTGACGCGCCGGGCGTCGGCGGCCGACGTCGCGAACCGGCTGGAGCTGTCCGTCCACCTGCTGCTGGACAAGTGA